One Solanum lycopersicum chromosome 2, SLM_r2.1 genomic region harbors:
- the LOC104645831 gene encoding dof zinc finger protein DOF3.1-like: protein MEDQLGGRSSGENDRNQQQRRMKMPENNSASPAQPPPQKCPRCDSNNTKFCYYNNYSLTQPRYFCKTCRRYWTQGGTLRNVPVGGGCRKGKRTMKGGGSSSSAGESSSSRSHHQVLYPPQIPNLSAAAAAFFSGNNSRSQPPPLPSMSSLYTGAAGGGGFLSSLAAMQSMSQLSQGINNQSQLGVISGTNNNNNQFGNFNIPTPPPKVQIDQQMESTGFYQKPNLESSFFPSDQTLQFQPARPLGSWTQRFINNNNNNIWPNNSASNTSSGAASSSAANASLGPNDHQWPDLPGFGPSP from the coding sequence ATGGAGGATCAATTAGGTGGAAGATCATCGGGAGAGAATGATCGGAATCAGCAGCAAAGAAGAATGAAGATGCCGGAAAACAACTCAGCTTCGCCAGCACAACCACCACCGCAGAAATGCCCTCGTTGTGATTCAAACAATACCAAGTTTTGCTACTACAATAATTACAGTTTGACTCAGCCTCGCTATTTCTGCAAGACGTGTAGGAGGTACTGGACTCAAGGTGGAACCCTAAGGAACGTCCCCGTCGGCGGTGGTTGCCGTAAAGGTAAACGCACAATGAAGGGCGGCGGTTCATCTTCATCAGCTGGTGAAAGTTCATCATCTAGATCTCATCATCAAGTACTATATCCGCCGCAGATACCGAATTTATCAGCTGCTGCAGCTGCTTTTTTCTCAGGTAACAATTCGAGATCTCAACCGCCACCACTTCCGTCAATGAGTTCTCTGTATACCGGTGCTGCTGGTGGTGGGGgatttttatcttctttagCTGCCATGCAATCAATGAGTCAATTATCCCAAGGTATCAATAATCAATCTCAGCTAGGAGTAATTTCAGGcaccaataataataacaaccaATTTGGTAATTTCAATATTCCAACTCCTCCTCCTAAGGTTCAAATTGATCAACAAATGGAGAGTACTGGATTTTAccaaaagcccaatttggaatCATCATTTTTCCCATCTGATCAAACGTTGCAGTTTCAACCTGCAAGGCCTTTGGGTTCATGGACACAAAGgttcatcaacaacaacaataataatatttggcCAAATAACTCAGCCAGTAACACTAGCAGCGGAGCTGCTAGTAGCTCCGCTGCTAATGCATCTCTTGGTCCGAATGATCATCAGTGGCCTGATCTTCCAGGGTTCGGCCCATCTCCATGA